A portion of the Cellulophaga algicola DSM 14237 genome contains these proteins:
- a CDS encoding DsbA family oxidoreductase, with product MEINIWSDIRCPFCYIGKRKFEAALVNFPHKDQITVNWKCFELDPSIETKPEVDYTEYFMEHKNVDQEGASGMFNHVTAMAREVGLAFNIKDGVIANSLNAHRLLHYAKKEGYAETTKEALLKAQLVDAENIDDKEHLIVLAKAIGMNGDAVREMLNSEDYTYEVRQDELEARNLGINGVPFFVLDHKYGISGAQPTEVFAEALDQAWKKHNEEKLTILPVGETGGSCDVEGNCC from the coding sequence ATGGAAATAAATATATGGTCAGATATTAGATGTCCTTTTTGCTATATCGGCAAAAGAAAATTTGAAGCCGCTTTGGTAAATTTTCCACATAAAGATCAAATTACAGTAAACTGGAAATGTTTTGAACTAGATCCTAGTATAGAAACGAAGCCAGAAGTAGATTATACCGAATATTTTATGGAGCACAAGAATGTAGATCAAGAGGGTGCTTCCGGTATGTTTAATCATGTAACGGCTATGGCTCGTGAGGTAGGGCTAGCTTTTAATATAAAAGATGGTGTCATTGCTAATTCTTTAAATGCACATAGATTGTTGCATTATGCTAAAAAAGAAGGGTATGCAGAGACTACAAAAGAAGCCTTGTTAAAAGCGCAGCTTGTAGACGCAGAAAATATAGACGATAAGGAACACCTTATTGTTTTGGCAAAAGCTATTGGAATGAATGGTGATGCGGTTAGGGAAATGCTTAATTCTGAGGACTACACCTATGAAGTGAGACAGGATGAACTGGAGGCTAGAAATCTAGGGATTAATGGAGTACCGTTTTTTGTTTTAGATCATAAATACGGTATTTCAGGAGCACAACCTACAGAGGTTTTTGCTGAGGCTTTAGACCAAGCATGGAAAAAACACAATGAAGAGAAACTTACCATTTTGCCTGTTGGTGAAACTGGTGGTTCTTGTGATGTAGAAGGTAATTGTTGTTAA
- a CDS encoding Gfo/Idh/MocA family protein: MQRRKFIKNAAAASAVFSIVPSFVLGKNHVPPSDTLYMAGFGIGGRGGGVINDLTNTKKVKFVAYADVDYRQVKDSQKLHPKAKLYKDFRTVYDKHLNDIDAIMVATPDHTHATIALPFMRAKKHAYVEKPLTHNIHEARLMTKIAKENGIVTQMGNQGASSDGSRQAKEWIDSGFIGKIQKVDCWTNRPVWPQGIPLPKGGDPIPKELDWDLWLGPAADRPFYSGYLPFKWRGWWDFGTGALGDMGCHIMETPFSTLGLGYPTEAEASCTTNWVGDFIEADYHQSCPASSIVRLKFNTEAHGDIALNWYDGGLKPDLPDELKTGETIGDNGGGSIFYGTKGILVTDTYSRNARLLPSETMGMFNPPKPTLSRIEGDTAGHAMNFVNGCIEGTPTSSDFSKSGPLTEAVLMGNLAIKAYQYKELIPGKKIGDWEPFAYPGRRKILWDGENMRVTNYEKANEWVKGTYRKGWELK; this comes from the coding sequence ATGCAAAGAAGAAAATTTATTAAAAATGCAGCTGCAGCCTCGGCTGTATTTTCTATTGTACCTAGTTTTGTTTTAGGCAAGAATCACGTTCCCCCAAGTGATACCCTTTACATGGCTGGTTTTGGAATTGGAGGTCGAGGTGGTGGAGTAATTAACGACCTTACCAATACTAAAAAAGTAAAATTCGTTGCTTATGCCGATGTAGATTACCGCCAAGTTAAAGACAGCCAAAAACTACATCCGAAAGCAAAATTATATAAAGATTTTAGAACTGTTTATGACAAACATCTAAATGATATTGATGCGATCATGGTAGCCACACCAGATCATACCCATGCTACAATAGCCTTACCTTTTATGCGTGCAAAAAAGCATGCTTATGTAGAAAAGCCATTAACACACAATATTCATGAAGCGCGTTTGATGACCAAAATTGCTAAGGAAAACGGGATTGTTACTCAAATGGGCAACCAAGGAGCCTCTAGTGATGGCAGTAGACAAGCAAAAGAATGGATAGATTCTGGTTTTATTGGCAAAATACAAAAAGTAGATTGTTGGACCAACAGACCTGTTTGGCCGCAAGGAATTCCGCTCCCAAAAGGTGGAGACCCCATTCCCAAAGAATTAGATTGGGATTTATGGTTAGGACCTGCCGCAGACAGACCTTTTTATTCCGGATACTTGCCTTTCAAATGGCGCGGTTGGTGGGATTTTGGCACGGGAGCTTTAGGAGATATGGGCTGTCATATTATGGAAACCCCATTTAGCACCTTAGGCCTAGGCTACCCCACAGAAGCAGAAGCCAGTTGTACCACCAATTGGGTAGGCGATTTTATAGAAGCAGATTACCACCAGTCTTGCCCCGCATCTTCTATTGTGCGCTTAAAGTTTAACACAGAAGCCCACGGTGATATTGCATTGAATTGGTATGATGGCGGACTAAAGCCAGACCTACCAGACGAATTAAAAACTGGGGAAACTATTGGTGACAATGGAGGCGGAAGCATTTTTTATGGTACTAAAGGAATTTTGGTAACAGATACCTATTCTAGAAATGCTAGGTTATTACCGTCTGAAACTATGGGTATGTTTAATCCACCAAAACCAACACTAAGTAGAATTGAAGGTGATACTGCAGGCCATGCGATGAATTTTGTTAATGGATGTATAGAAGGCACACCCACCTCATCAGATTTTTCAAAATCAGGACCCTTAACAGAAGCTGTTCTAATGGGTAACTTAGCCATTAAAGCTTACCAATACAAAGAATTAATTCCCGGTAAAAAAATTGGAGATTGGGAACCATTTGCTTATCCTGGAAGGCGTAAAATCTTATGGGATGGAGAAAACATGCGGGTCACTAATTATGAAAAAGCCAATGAATGGGTTAAAGGGACGTATCGTAAAGGTTGGGAGTTAAAATAA
- a CDS encoding lysophospholipid acyltransferase family protein has protein sequence MQKIIAYPLSALYLVCFGLTLLVFHPLQWLAHNLFGYSGLKRVVSLLNLSLMRCSLIIGTTYRFKNPYTLPTDRPLIIVANHQSMLDIPPLIWYLRKNHPKFVSKIELGKGIPSVSYNLVHGGSVLIDRKDSKQALSQIIKLGKYIEEHHRSAIIFPEGTRSRTGHPKPFQTTGLKLLIKNAPSALIVPISINNSWKTLRYGKFPNGLGSHITLDVHQPIENTGDLDTLTAQIEKVITTGVHI, from the coding sequence ATGCAAAAAATTATCGCATATCCGCTTAGTGCATTATACCTGGTTTGTTTTGGGTTAACACTTTTAGTTTTTCACCCTCTACAGTGGCTAGCACACAACCTTTTTGGCTATTCAGGTCTTAAAAGAGTCGTGAGCCTGCTTAACTTATCTTTAATGCGATGTTCACTTATCATAGGAACAACCTATCGTTTTAAAAACCCTTATACCTTACCTACAGATAGACCTTTGATAATTGTAGCAAATCACCAAAGTATGCTCGATATTCCGCCTTTAATTTGGTATCTGCGAAAAAACCACCCAAAATTTGTGAGCAAAATAGAGCTCGGAAAAGGAATCCCTAGTGTATCCTATAATCTTGTTCATGGTGGTTCTGTTTTAATCGACAGAAAAGATAGCAAGCAGGCACTAAGTCAGATTATAAAATTAGGTAAGTACATTGAAGAACATCATAGAAGTGCTATAATTTTTCCTGAAGGAACAAGAAGCCGAACAGGGCATCCTAAGCCTTTCCAAACTACAGGTTTAAAATTATTGATAAAGAATGCACCTTCCGCCTTAATTGTTCCCATTAGCATTAACAACTCATGGAAAACGCTTCGGTATGGAAAATTTCCTAATGGATTAGGAAGTCATATTACTTTAGATGTACATCAACCTATAGAAAATACAGGTGACCTTGATACGTTAACAGCACAAATAGAAAAAGTAATAACTACTGGAGTACATATTTAA
- a CDS encoding radical SAM family protein gives MDLFYNFWDKSNSLSPKNYITGRGAQHNNTNKFSEFTYETRDDFLEFCRIEGEDADKNKTQYLPIFPKSIINKMTSPDIGMEYSMNPYQGCEHGCIYCYARNTHEFWGLAQRLILNRAAKVLHQIKECHGGTLNDSRFGIRSKGDGVIATQIHDLMRLAKRTYFKNSERQSLHTSLHKLHKVGQLKLF, from the coding sequence TTGGATTTATTCTATAATTTTTGGGATAAATCCAATTCATTGAGCCCAAAAAACTACATCACAGGCAGAGGTGCTCAGCACAATAACACCAACAAATTTTCTGAGTTCACGTATGAAACACGTGATGATTTCCTCGAATTTTGCCGCATAGAAGGGGAGGACGCAGATAAAAATAAAACGCAATACCTTCCAATTTTCCCTAAATCAATAATAAATAAGATGACCAGTCCTGATATTGGTATGGAATACAGCATGAATCCCTATCAAGGGTGTGAACATGGCTGTATCTATTGCTATGCGCGTAATACGCATGAATTTTGGGGGTTAGCGCAGCGCTTGATTTTGAACAGGGCGGCGAAAGTGCTACATCAAATTAAGGAATGTCACGGTGGGACTTTAAATGATAGTCGTTTTGGAATACGCAGTAAAGGAGATGGGGTTATAGCAACTCAAATTCATGATCTAATGCGTTTAGCGAAAAGAACCTATTTTAAGAATAGCGAGAGGCAATCATTACATACAAGTTTGCACAAATTACATAAAGTCGGGCAGTTAAAATTATTTTAA
- a CDS encoding HD domain-containing protein, whose product MTNTTIIEETIAFVKETLQGAEGGHDWFHIQRVFRTSLLIAKDEKDIDTLVVSLGALLHDIADAKFHDGDETVGPKLAQEFLNSLKVDKKIIEHVVLIIDNISFKKTLEVGGAKFTSKELDIIQDADRLDAIGAIGIARAFNYGGFKNRELYNPDIAPNLHMTKEAYKKSSAPTINHFYEKLLLLKDKMNTKNGKILAEQRHQFMLDYLAQFSHEWNPQSL is encoded by the coding sequence ATGACCAACACCACTATCATAGAAGAAACAATAGCCTTTGTAAAAGAAACTTTGCAAGGAGCAGAAGGCGGTCATGACTGGTTTCATATTCAGCGCGTATTTAGAACCTCCTTATTAATTGCTAAAGACGAAAAAGATATAGATACTCTTGTAGTAAGTCTTGGTGCTTTACTCCATGATATAGCCGATGCAAAATTTCATGATGGCGATGAAACAGTGGGTCCTAAGCTTGCGCAGGAATTTTTAAATTCTTTAAAGGTTGATAAAAAAATTATTGAGCATGTTGTCCTGATCATTGATAATATCTCCTTTAAAAAGACCTTAGAAGTAGGAGGCGCAAAATTCACCTCAAAAGAATTAGACATTATTCAAGACGCAGATCGTTTAGATGCTATTGGAGCCATTGGTATAGCACGTGCGTTTAATTATGGTGGTTTTAAAAACAGAGAACTCTACAATCCTGATATTGCACCTAATTTACATATGACCAAAGAAGCGTATAAAAAATCTAGCGCGCCTACCATAAATCATTTTTACGAAAAATTATTGCTTTTAAAGGATAAGATGAACACTAAAAATGGGAAGATCCTAGCGGAACAACGGCATCAATTTATGCTAGACTATTTAGCGCAATTTTCGCATGAATGGAATCCACAATCGCTTTAA